One Aquamicrobium sp. genomic region harbors:
- the lptF gene encoding LPS export ABC transporter permease LptF yields MKIIERYILKRATGIFMATLLWVLAIVWTTQVLLRFDIVTSNGQSIATFLEIALLILPSVIPVVIPFAVGIAVAQTLSTMNTDSELIVISAAGSPRMTVIRPMLKLAVVASLVCLVIATVLNPTARQRMRVLLAESRADLITSVVDEGTFQKVEDGLYIQIGKRLPDGRLGGIFVADGREDGTELLYYAKEGATVEMDGNQLLVMQDGTVHRKTNGNISIVRYSSYAFDLSQFAPSNANTSLRPKERDTAYLFSPAANDSHYQRNPQVYRAEIHRRFSEWLYPMVFALIGLAVAGDSRSFREARIHPLLSTMAIALVFRWAGFYLTDKLESSAAYTLAVYLVPLSACAIAAFFIATNRVMELPMWMVEKIANLWNRIAAEATGFWRRLTGSGPSASGGRA; encoded by the coding sequence ATGAAGATCATCGAACGCTACATCCTGAAACGCGCCACGGGAATCTTCATGGCCACCCTTTTGTGGGTGCTCGCCATCGTGTGGACGACGCAGGTGCTGCTGCGCTTCGACATCGTCACCTCCAACGGCCAGTCGATCGCCACCTTCCTCGAAATCGCCCTGCTGATCCTGCCCTCGGTCATTCCCGTCGTCATCCCGTTCGCCGTCGGAATCGCGGTGGCGCAGACGCTGTCGACGATGAACACCGACTCGGAGCTGATCGTCATCAGCGCCGCCGGCAGCCCGCGCATGACGGTGATCCGGCCGATGCTGAAGCTCGCGGTCGTCGCCTCGCTCGTCTGTCTCGTCATCGCCACGGTCCTCAACCCGACCGCGCGCCAGCGCATGCGCGTGCTCCTCGCCGAATCGCGGGCCGACCTCATCACCAGCGTCGTCGACGAGGGGACGTTCCAGAAGGTGGAGGACGGGCTCTACATCCAGATCGGCAAGCGGCTGCCCGACGGGCGCCTCGGCGGCATCTTCGTCGCAGACGGACGCGAGGACGGCACGGAACTCCTCTATTACGCTAAGGAAGGCGCGACGGTAGAGATGGACGGCAACCAGCTTCTGGTGATGCAGGACGGGACCGTCCACCGCAAGACCAACGGCAACATCTCCATCGTGCGCTATTCGTCCTATGCGTTCGACCTGTCGCAGTTCGCTCCCAGCAACGCGAACACCTCGCTGAGGCCGAAGGAGCGGGACACGGCCTATCTGTTCAGTCCGGCCGCCAACGATTCGCACTATCAGCGCAACCCGCAGGTCTACCGCGCCGAGATTCACAGGCGGTTCAGCGAGTGGCTCTATCCGATGGTGTTCGCGCTCATCGGCCTCGCCGTCGCCGGCGATTCGCGCTCGTTCCGCGAGGCGCGCATCCATCCGCTGCTCAGCACCATGGCCATCGCGCTGGTCTTCCGCTGGGCCGGCTTCTACCTCACCGACAAGCTGGAGAGCTCGGCGGCCTATACGCTGGCGGTCTATCTCGTCCCGCTCTCGGCCTGCGCCATCGCCGCGTTCTTCATCGCCACCAACCGCGTGATGGAGCTGCCGATGTGGATGGTCGAGAAGATCGCGAACCTGTGGAACCGGATCGCGGCCGAGGCGACCGGCTTCTGGCGGCGGCTGACCGGGTCCGGCCCGTCCGCCTCGGGAGGCCGCGCATGA
- a CDS encoding SurA N-terminal domain-containing protein, whose translation MLACLSPLAMPPAASAQASEIRYIVNKEAITSYDIQRRAAFLRLQNKRGNLQQLAAEEMIDQTVRNAEAKRLNINVSDDQVASAYERFSRSNKMSPAQMDQMLNQSGVTKAHFREFIRAQMRWSQVLSRANRSGGRMSEQDVVRRMLEQGGAKPTATEYMLQQVIFVVPTAERRAKLGVRKREADALRQRFRSCDTTREFAKGLIDVTVRDLGRVLEPELPSDWEKEVKAAKVGGATVVRETERGVEFIGICSTREVSDDRVAQMVFGAEQQGKDDDMEAASKKLTDELRSKAQIVRR comes from the coding sequence ATGCTGGCCTGCCTTTCGCCGCTGGCCATGCCGCCGGCAGCGTCGGCCCAGGCGAGCGAGATTCGCTATATCGTCAACAAGGAAGCGATCACCAGCTACGACATCCAGCGGCGTGCTGCGTTCCTGCGCCTGCAGAACAAGCGCGGCAACCTCCAGCAGCTGGCCGCCGAGGAGATGATCGACCAGACGGTGCGCAACGCCGAGGCCAAGCGCCTCAACATCAATGTCAGCGACGACCAGGTGGCCAGCGCCTATGAGCGCTTCTCGCGCTCCAACAAGATGTCGCCGGCGCAGATGGACCAGATGCTGAACCAGTCCGGCGTCACCAAGGCGCATTTCCGCGAGTTCATCCGCGCGCAGATGCGCTGGTCGCAGGTGCTGTCGCGCGCCAACCGCAGCGGCGGCCGGATGAGCGAGCAGGACGTCGTGCGGCGCATGCTCGAACAGGGCGGCGCCAAGCCCACGGCGACGGAATACATGCTCCAGCAGGTGATCTTCGTCGTTCCCACCGCCGAAAGGCGGGCCAAGCTCGGCGTGCGCAAGCGCGAGGCCGACGCGTTGAGGCAGCGTTTCCGCAGCTGCGACACGACGCGCGAGTTCGCCAAGGGGCTGATCGACGTCACCGTGCGCGATCTCGGCCGCGTCCTCGAGCCGGAGCTGCCGTCCGATTGGGAAAAAGAGGTGAAGGCGGCGAAGGTCGGCGGCGCGACGGTGGTTCGCGAAACCGAGCGCGGCGTCGAGTTCATCGGCATATGCAGCACGCGCGAGGTCTCCGACGACCGCGTCGCCCAGATGGTGTTCGGCGCGGAGCAGCAGGGCAAGGACGACGACATGGAAGCCGCGTCCAAGAAACTGACGGACGAACTTCGGTCCAAGGCGCAGATCGTCAGACGCTGA
- a CDS encoding DNA polymerase III subunit chi — MAEALFYHLTESTLEEALPALLEKSLERGWRAVVQVGGQERRDAIDQHLWTYRDDSFLAHGTEHDPHPGRQPVLLTCGEANPNGARIRFLVDGAAPPDLSSYERVVFLFDGHDEAQLEQARGHWKAVKVAGHSATYWQQTPERRWERKA; from the coding sequence ATGGCCGAGGCGCTGTTCTACCACCTGACCGAATCGACGCTGGAGGAGGCGCTTCCCGCGCTTCTGGAAAAGAGCCTCGAGCGTGGCTGGCGCGCGGTGGTGCAGGTCGGCGGGCAGGAGCGGCGCGACGCGATCGACCAGCATCTGTGGACGTATCGGGACGATTCCTTTCTCGCTCACGGCACCGAGCACGACCCGCACCCCGGGCGCCAGCCGGTGCTCCTGACCTGCGGCGAGGCCAACCCCAACGGTGCGCGCATCCGCTTCCTCGTCGACGGGGCCGCCCCGCCGGACCTGTCGTCCTACGAGCGCGTCGTCTTCCTGTTCGACGGCCATGACGAGGCGCAGCTCGAACAGGCGCGCGGCCACTGGAAGGCGGTGAAGGTCGCCGGCCACAGCGCCACCTATTGGCAGCAGACGCCCGAGCGGCGCTGGGAGAGAAAAGCATGA
- a CDS encoding LPS-assembly protein LptD, with protein sequence MRARIACLAGATALACALVGAALPGVAAAQAIDLDRADISPDAELLLEADTLVYDNDRNTITAEGGVRIDYDGHRLVARRIVYDRATARLIASGDVEIVDRQGTRIHTDEIDITDDFRDAFVRTLRVETVDKAYFAADSAEREGGEVTTFNYGVYTACEPCRERPDKAPAWRVKAQKIIWNGKEKTVRFENARFELFGLPIAYLPYFEMPDPTVKQKSGFLIPSVSKSDELGYGVKVPYYWALSPTYDVTFRPAWYSKQGFLGHAEWRQRFNNGGYSVTIAGIRQNRPGEFDPNTVDRERTRGMIGSKGAFRINPRWTFGWDVMVQTDKNFANRYDIQGYGKFRRTNEIYLTGLNDRNYFDLRFQKFNVQEAHVDFDPLGRDRDRKQPWVLPTLDYSYTPDAPIAGGELNIDVNLRSLHRGMLDAPTYIGSINPQTAVRGIDGSSTRLTAEAEWKRSFITPGGLMLTPILHARADAISVDYEGGSAAAINNFAALNGVSADMRSSYTRATATAGLEARWPFLFATANSSHVVEPMAQVFARPDAPHGDTVGIPNEDAQSMVFDATNLFERDKFSGYDRIEGGVRANLGLRYSGSFANGWSTNALFGQSFHLAGENPYASPDLVHVGAASGLETDRSDYVGMVGLASPTGLSLAAGARFDEDTFDVRRTDVSAAYTSRPVTVSGVYSFIEAQPDYGFDEDRREVRGNASVRIHDNWRVFGGGSYDLTHDVMTRRSIGFAYDDDCFAFAISMSETEHPTTHDKSRNFGFMVSLRTIGEFGNTNTAF encoded by the coding sequence ATGCGCGCCCGGATCGCCTGCCTTGCGGGGGCGACGGCGCTGGCCTGCGCCCTCGTCGGCGCCGCCCTTCCCGGCGTCGCCGCGGCACAGGCGATCGACCTCGACCGGGCGGACATCTCGCCCGACGCCGAGCTGCTGCTCGAGGCCGACACGCTCGTCTACGACAACGACCGCAACACGATCACCGCCGAGGGCGGGGTGCGGATCGACTATGACGGCCACAGGCTGGTCGCGCGGCGAATCGTCTACGACCGCGCCACGGCGCGGCTGATCGCCAGCGGCGACGTCGAGATCGTCGACCGCCAAGGCACGCGCATCCACACCGACGAGATCGACATCACCGACGATTTCCGCGACGCATTCGTGCGGACGCTGCGCGTCGAGACCGTGGACAAGGCCTATTTCGCCGCCGACAGCGCCGAGCGCGAGGGCGGCGAGGTCACGACCTTCAATTACGGCGTCTACACCGCCTGCGAACCCTGCCGCGAGAGGCCGGACAAGGCGCCGGCATGGCGTGTCAAGGCGCAGAAGATCATCTGGAACGGCAAGGAAAAGACCGTCCGCTTCGAGAACGCGCGGTTCGAGCTGTTCGGCCTGCCGATCGCCTACCTGCCCTATTTCGAGATGCCGGACCCGACGGTCAAGCAGAAGTCGGGCTTCCTGATCCCCAGCGTCAGCAAGTCGGACGAGCTCGGCTACGGCGTCAAGGTGCCCTACTACTGGGCCTTGTCGCCGACCTACGACGTCACCTTCAGGCCTGCCTGGTACTCGAAGCAGGGCTTCCTCGGCCATGCCGAGTGGCGCCAGCGCTTCAACAATGGCGGCTATTCCGTCACCATCGCCGGCATCCGCCAGAACAGGCCGGGCGAGTTCGACCCGAACACGGTCGACCGCGAGCGCACGCGCGGCATGATCGGCTCCAAGGGCGCGTTCAGGATCAATCCGCGCTGGACCTTCGGCTGGGACGTGATGGTCCAGACCGACAAGAACTTCGCCAACCGCTACGACATCCAGGGTTACGGCAAGTTCCGCCGGACCAACGAGATCTATCTCACCGGCCTCAACGACCGGAACTATTTCGACCTGCGCTTCCAGAAGTTCAACGTGCAGGAAGCGCATGTCGATTTCGACCCGCTGGGCCGCGACCGCGACCGCAAGCAGCCCTGGGTGCTACCGACGCTCGACTATTCCTACACGCCCGACGCGCCGATCGCCGGCGGCGAGCTGAACATCGATGTCAACCTGCGCAGCCTTCATCGCGGGATGCTGGATGCGCCGACCTATATCGGCTCGATCAACCCGCAAACGGCGGTGCGCGGCATCGACGGCTCGTCGACCCGCCTCACCGCCGAGGCGGAATGGAAGCGCTCCTTCATCACGCCCGGCGGGCTGATGCTGACGCCGATCCTCCACGCCCGCGCCGACGCGATCAGCGTCGATTACGAGGGCGGCTCGGCCGCGGCGATCAACAATTTCGCGGCGCTGAACGGCGTCTCCGCCGACATGCGCTCGTCCTACACCCGCGCCACCGCGACGGCGGGGCTGGAGGCGCGCTGGCCGTTCCTGTTCGCGACGGCCAATTCCAGCCATGTGGTCGAGCCGATGGCGCAGGTCTTCGCCCGGCCCGACGCCCCGCACGGCGACACCGTCGGCATCCCCAACGAAGACGCGCAGAGCATGGTCTTCGACGCGACGAACCTCTTCGAGCGCGACAAGTTCTCCGGCTACGACCGCATCGAGGGCGGCGTGCGGGCCAATCTCGGCCTGCGCTATTCCGGCTCGTTCGCCAATGGCTGGTCGACGAACGCCCTGTTCGGCCAGTCGTTCCACCTCGCCGGGGAGAACCCCTACGCCTCGCCCGACCTCGTCCATGTCGGCGCCGCGTCGGGGCTGGAGACGGACCGGTCCGACTATGTCGGCATGGTCGGCCTCGCCAGCCCGACGGGCCTGTCGCTGGCCGCCGGCGCGCGCTTCGACGAGGACACGTTCGACGTGCGCCGCACCGACGTCAGCGCCGCCTACACGTCGCGGCCGGTCACCGTCTCGGGCGTCTACTCCTTCATCGAGGCGCAGCCCGATTACGGCTTCGACGAGGACCGCCGCGAGGTGCGCGGCAACGCCAGCGTGCGCATCCACGACAACTGGCGCGTCTTCGGCGGCGGGAGCTACGACCTGACCCACGACGTGATGACCCGCAGGTCGATCGGCTTCGCCTATGACGACGACTGCTTCGCCTTCGCCATTTCCATGTCCGAGACCGAGCACCCGACGACCCACGACAAGTCGCGCAATTTCGGTTTCATGGTATCGTTGCGAACCATCGGCGAATTCGGCAACACGAATACGGCGTTCTAG
- a CDS encoding leucyl aminopeptidase, which translates to MPVRPTIAFAKIAVPARGAVVVLAAEGGALSAPAAAIDARGQLAKAFSVADFTGKIAAGIEVLAPLDAGFDRLAAVGVGKPEALDRRAWSRIGGAAFAAARKAQDISILADVEGAVPTPDDVAALALGVLLNAYAFDKYKTRKDNGKAATGPAKVTILCPNPAAAKRAFAAVQGLADGVVLARDLVNEPANVLGTLEFAAKAKELEALGVKVEILTEKEMRRLKMGALLGVAQGSIRPPRLVVMRWDGGKAKDKPAVFVGKGVVFDTGGISIKPAGGMEDMKGDMGGAAAVTGLMHALAARKAKANVIGVIGLVENMPDGNAQRPGDIVTSMSGQTIEVINTDAEGRLVLADALWYANERFAPRFMVNLATLTGAIIVALGNDHAGLFSNDDALAEQLLAAGRDTGEKLWRLPLGPAYDKMIDSKNADMKNTGGRQAGSITAAQFLQRFVKDTPWAHLDIAGTAMGSPSSETNQSWASGFGVQLLDRLVRDHCEG; encoded by the coding sequence ATGCCCGTTCGCCCCACCATCGCATTCGCCAAGATCGCCGTCCCAGCCAGGGGGGCGGTCGTCGTCCTCGCCGCCGAGGGCGGGGCCCTGAGCGCGCCGGCCGCGGCCATCGACGCCAGGGGCCAGCTTGCGAAGGCCTTCTCCGTCGCCGACTTCACCGGCAAGATCGCAGCGGGCATCGAGGTCCTCGCGCCGCTCGACGCCGGGTTCGACCGGCTGGCGGCCGTCGGCGTCGGCAAGCCCGAGGCGCTCGACCGCCGCGCCTGGAGCCGGATCGGCGGCGCGGCTTTCGCCGCTGCCAGGAAGGCGCAGGACATTTCCATCCTCGCCGATGTCGAGGGCGCGGTCCCGACGCCCGACGACGTCGCCGCGCTCGCCCTCGGCGTGCTGCTCAATGCCTATGCCTTCGACAAGTACAAGACCAGGAAGGACAACGGCAAGGCAGCCACGGGCCCGGCCAAGGTGACGATCCTGTGCCCCAACCCGGCCGCCGCGAAGCGGGCGTTCGCGGCCGTGCAGGGCCTCGCCGACGGCGTCGTCCTCGCCCGCGACCTCGTCAACGAGCCGGCCAACGTGCTCGGCACGCTGGAATTCGCGGCGAAGGCCAAGGAGCTCGAGGCGCTCGGCGTCAAGGTCGAGATCCTGACCGAGAAGGAGATGCGCCGGCTGAAGATGGGCGCGCTGCTCGGCGTCGCGCAGGGCTCCATCCGCCCGCCGCGCCTCGTCGTCATGCGCTGGGACGGCGGCAAGGCCAAGGACAAGCCCGCCGTCTTCGTCGGAAAGGGCGTGGTCTTCGACACCGGCGGCATCTCGATCAAACCGGCCGGCGGCATGGAGGACATGAAGGGCGACATGGGCGGCGCGGCCGCCGTCACCGGGCTGATGCACGCGCTCGCCGCCCGCAAGGCCAAGGCGAACGTCATCGGCGTCATCGGCCTCGTCGAGAACATGCCCGACGGCAACGCCCAGCGCCCCGGCGACATCGTCACCTCGATGTCGGGCCAGACCATCGAGGTCATCAACACCGACGCCGAAGGCCGCCTCGTGCTGGCCGACGCGCTCTGGTACGCCAACGAGCGCTTCGCCCCGCGCTTCATGGTCAACCTCGCGACGCTGACCGGCGCGATCATCGTTGCGCTCGGCAACGACCATGCCGGCCTGTTCTCCAACGACGACGCGCTGGCCGAGCAGTTGCTGGCGGCCGGCCGCGACACCGGCGAGAAGCTGTGGCGCCTGCCGCTCGGCCCCGCCTACGACAAGATGATCGATTCGAAGAACGCCGACATGAAGAACACCGGCGGGCGCCAGGCCGGCTCGATCACCGCGGCGCAGTTCCTCCAGCGCTTCGTCAAGGACACGCCCTGGGCGCATCTCGACATCGCCGGGACCGCGATGGGCTCGCCGTCGTCGGAGACCAACCAGTCCTGGGCCTCGGGTTTCGGCGTCCAGCTCCTCGACCGGCTGGTGCGCGACCACTGCGAAGGATAG
- the lptG gene encoding LPS export ABC transporter permease LptG, protein MIGLTLGRYFFTRYILLTFWFFVGVAAIIFIVGFTEISGQLGSGAEDAAGAALLIAALQTPMIMQQAVPFIGLVSGIVTLVALNRKYELVVARAAGISAWQFLTPICFGAFAYGLFTLFVVNPIASTGFERAQSLETEARAASKRSSAAQPVMPWIKQRTEEGETIIGATTILQQGLELADATFLRIDESGEIFERIDAARAYLREGHWEIADARKIRDGAPPETVARMEIATNLMPEYVLERLVRPEMIPIYELPRKIAAARSFGLRADAFATHFHSLIALPALLVTMVLIAATVSMRFARMGQSATIILGGVLAGFLLYVVSVLVKALGSAGIVPPVVASWFPVLVAGFFGVTFLLYKEDG, encoded by the coding sequence ATGATCGGCCTGACCCTCGGGCGCTATTTCTTCACGCGCTACATCCTGCTCACCTTCTGGTTCTTCGTCGGGGTCGCGGCGATCATCTTCATCGTCGGCTTCACCGAGATCAGCGGCCAGCTCGGCTCGGGCGCGGAGGACGCGGCCGGCGCAGCCCTCCTCATCGCCGCCCTGCAGACGCCGATGATCATGCAGCAGGCCGTCCCCTTCATCGGCCTCGTCTCCGGCATCGTCACGCTGGTGGCGCTGAACCGCAAATACGAGCTGGTGGTGGCGCGCGCGGCAGGCATTTCCGCCTGGCAGTTCCTCACGCCGATCTGCTTCGGCGCGTTCGCCTACGGGCTGTTCACGCTGTTCGTCGTCAACCCGATCGCGTCGACCGGGTTCGAGCGCGCCCAGTCGCTGGAGACCGAGGCGCGCGCGGCCAGCAAGCGGTCCTCCGCGGCGCAGCCGGTGATGCCGTGGATCAAGCAGCGCACCGAGGAAGGCGAGACCATCATCGGCGCCACGACCATCCTGCAGCAGGGGCTGGAGCTCGCGGACGCGACCTTCCTGCGCATCGACGAATCCGGCGAGATCTTCGAGCGAATCGACGCGGCCCGCGCCTATCTGCGCGAGGGCCACTGGGAGATCGCCGACGCGCGCAAGATTCGCGACGGAGCCCCGCCCGAAACGGTCGCGCGAATGGAGATCGCCACCAACCTGATGCCCGAATACGTGCTGGAGAGGCTGGTCCGGCCGGAAATGATTCCCATCTACGAGCTACCGCGCAAGATCGCGGCGGCGCGCTCCTTCGGCCTTCGGGCCGACGCTTTCGCCACCCATTTCCACTCGCTGATCGCCCTGCCGGCGCTTCTGGTGACCATGGTTCTCATCGCCGCGACGGTCTCGATGCGTTTTGCGCGAATGGGGCAATCGGCCACGATTATTCTGGGTGGCGTCCTTGCCGGCTTTCTGCTTTATGTCGTTTCGGTTCTGGTCAAGGCGCTCGGCAGCGCCGGCATCGTGCCGCCCGTCGTGGCGTCGTGGTTTCCGGTCCTGGTCGCGGGTTTCTTCGGGGTGACGTTCCTGTTGTACAAGGAAGACGGCTAG
- the pdxA gene encoding 4-hydroxythreonine-4-phosphate dehydrogenase PdxA — MERGAAGPTLLALTAGDPSGIGPEITVAAWRSRQRQAVPPFYLLGDPDFLRARVPDVPLAVIQPQEAAAAFAEALPLVPLRARFTGAPGRPDTANAAGIVESIERAVADVTDGRAAALVTCPIAKKPLYDAGFAYPGHTEFLGHLAGGARAVMMLAGPDLRAVPVTVHVALAEVPRLLTRDDIVETAAITARDLRDRFGIARPRLAIAGLNPHAGENGAMGREDEEIVRPAVEELVAGGIDARGPLPADTMFHPRARATYDAAICMYHDQALIPAKALAFDETVNVTLGLPFIRTSPDHGTAFDIAGQGVARPDSLIAALKMARAMADSNGAAR, encoded by the coding sequence ATGGAACGGGGAGCGGCCGGCCCGACGCTACTTGCCCTGACTGCGGGCGACCCTTCCGGCATCGGCCCGGAAATCACCGTTGCCGCCTGGCGCTCGCGCCAGCGGCAGGCGGTTCCGCCCTTCTACCTGCTCGGCGATCCCGATTTCTTGCGCGCCCGCGTGCCCGACGTGCCGCTCGCCGTTATCCAGCCGCAAGAGGCGGCGGCGGCGTTCGCCGAAGCCCTCCCCCTCGTGCCGCTTCGCGCGCGTTTCACCGGCGCGCCGGGCAGGCCTGACACCGCCAACGCCGCCGGCATCGTCGAATCCATCGAGCGGGCCGTCGCCGACGTCACGGATGGCCGCGCCGCCGCCCTCGTCACCTGCCCCATCGCCAAGAAGCCGCTCTACGACGCGGGCTTCGCCTATCCCGGCCATACCGAGTTTCTCGGCCATCTCGCCGGCGGCGCGCGCGCCGTCATGATGCTGGCGGGGCCGGACCTGCGCGCCGTGCCGGTGACCGTGCATGTGGCGCTGGCCGAGGTGCCGCGCCTGTTGACGCGGGACGACATCGTCGAGACCGCGGCCATCACTGCGCGCGATCTTCGTGACAGGTTCGGCATCGCGCGGCCGCGCCTCGCCATTGCCGGGCTCAACCCGCATGCCGGCGAGAACGGCGCCATGGGCCGCGAGGACGAGGAGATCGTGCGCCCGGCGGTGGAAGAGCTCGTCGCCGGCGGCATCGATGCACGCGGCCCGCTGCCGGCCGACACCATGTTCCACCCGCGCGCCCGCGCGACGTACGACGCTGCGATCTGCATGTATCACGACCAGGCGCTGATCCCGGCCAAGGCGCTCGCCTTCGACGAGACGGTGAACGTGACGCTCGGCCTGCCCTTCATCCGCACCTCGCCCGACCACGGCACGGCCTTCGATATCGCCGGCCAGGGCGTCGCGCGGCCCGACAGCCTGATCGCGGCACTGAAGATGGCGCGCGCGATGGCCGATTCGAACGGGGCGGCACGATGA
- a CDS encoding crotonase/enoyl-CoA hydratase family protein: MTIRAEKDGEITVVTIDRSQARNAVDPATAEALFRAFVEFDRDEDAKVAVLTGAGGSFSAGFDLKHAAGDIGPEWFAEHDLDGTFDGHDDRPRKGPMGPTRLTLSKPVIAAIAGPAVAGGMELALWCDLRVMERSAYMGVYCRRFGVPLIDGGTVRLPRIVGHGRAMELILTGRRIDAGECLEWGLTSRLCGEGEALSAALELAREIARFPQGCMRADRLSAIRQWSLGPEAALASEWKSAGEFRKEGMAGAARFSSGKGRGGDFGEF; the protein is encoded by the coding sequence ATGACGATCCGCGCGGAAAAGGACGGCGAGATCACCGTCGTCACCATCGACAGGTCGCAGGCGCGCAACGCCGTCGACCCGGCGACGGCCGAGGCGCTGTTCCGCGCCTTCGTCGAGTTCGACCGCGACGAGGACGCGAAGGTCGCCGTCCTCACCGGCGCGGGCGGCTCGTTCTCCGCCGGCTTCGACCTGAAGCACGCGGCGGGCGACATCGGGCCGGAATGGTTCGCCGAGCACGATCTCGACGGCACGTTCGACGGCCATGACGACCGCCCGCGCAAGGGACCGATGGGGCCGACGCGGCTGACGCTTTCCAAGCCGGTGATCGCGGCGATCGCCGGGCCGGCCGTGGCCGGCGGCATGGAGCTGGCGCTGTGGTGCGACCTGCGCGTGATGGAGCGCAGCGCCTATATGGGCGTCTATTGCCGCCGCTTCGGCGTGCCGCTGATCGACGGCGGCACCGTGCGGCTCCCGCGCATCGTCGGCCACGGCCGCGCCATGGAGCTGATCCTGACCGGGCGGCGGATCGACGCCGGGGAATGCCTCGAATGGGGCCTCACTTCCCGCCTGTGCGGCGAGGGCGAGGCGCTGTCCGCCGCGCTCGAGCTGGCGCGCGAGATTGCGCGCTTTCCGCAGGGCTGCATGCGCGCCGACCGCCTCTCGGCCATCCGGCAATGGTCGCTCGGGCCGGAAGCCGCGCTCGCCAGCGAATGGAAGAGCGCGGGTGAGTTCCGAAAGGAGGGAATGGCCGGCGCAGCGCGCTTCTCCTCCGGCAAGGGCCGCGGCGGCGACTTCGGCGAGTTCTGA